Proteins encoded in a region of the Rhizobium sp. CC-YZS058 genome:
- a CDS encoding Lrp/AsnC family transcriptional regulator: MTVRLDDLDRRLLALLRSDGRAPVSKLADILGVTRGTVQARIDRMLEQGAILGFTVRAREEHDGSGVRAVMMIEVTGKSTSAVVRRLRGLPEVHRLYTTNGAWDLVAEISAASLQDFDRVLREVRTIDGVLNSETSILLTAV, translated from the coding sequence GTGACGGTTCGACTGGATGATCTTGATCGTCGCCTTCTGGCCCTGCTGCGCAGCGACGGCCGCGCGCCGGTCTCAAAGCTCGCCGATATCCTCGGCGTCACCCGCGGCACCGTTCAGGCGCGGATCGACAGGATGCTCGAGCAAGGCGCCATTCTCGGCTTCACAGTGAGGGCGCGCGAGGAGCATGACGGCTCGGGCGTCCGGGCAGTGATGATGATCGAAGTGACGGGCAAATCAACGAGCGCCGTAGTGCGGCGGCTGCGCGGCCTGCCGGAGGTCCACCGCCTTTATACGACGAACGGCGCCTGGGATCTCGTGGCCGAGATCAGCGCCGCGTCGCTTCAGGATTTCGACCGCGTCCTGCGCGAGGTGCGCACGATCGACGGGGTCTTGAACAGCGAGACGAGCATTCTGCTCACCGCCGTCTGA